A window of Ignavibacteriales bacterium contains these coding sequences:
- the waaF gene encoding lipopolysaccharide heptosyltransferase II has translation MSDSTKYKILIIRLSSLGDILLTTPILRAINKKYPNSQIDYVVKKQYSSSLQYNPLISSLYLYEKEKVKSIKDQIHKTKYDMVIDLQNNLRSCALTFGLGTEVKRFKKPTFKKLLLVWTKINLLKEIKPIPMRYAEIAALQLDDNGLDLFIPKNINPQLAAGKKYIGICPGAKHFTKRWPEEYFIKLGNRLSSQHFTIVIFGGKDDRELCKAISSKIENSINLCNNNDLLQTAIDMKQCQHIICNDSGLMHTATAVRTPITAIFGSTVSEFGFIPYLSENSILENNSLSCRPCSHIGRSKCRQTHFKCMKEIKPNSVFDHVKSFL, from the coding sequence TTGTCGGATTCAACAAAATATAAAATTCTTATTATAAGATTAAGCTCGCTTGGAGATATTCTACTCACTACACCGATACTTAGAGCAATAAATAAAAAATATCCCAATTCACAGATTGATTACGTTGTTAAGAAACAATACTCATCTTCTTTACAGTACAATCCACTCATCTCCTCTCTTTACCTTTACGAAAAAGAAAAAGTAAAAAGTATTAAAGACCAAATCCATAAAACGAAATATGATATGGTCATTGATCTTCAGAACAATTTACGGAGCTGTGCTCTTACATTTGGATTAGGAACTGAAGTAAAACGTTTTAAGAAACCGACTTTTAAAAAATTATTATTAGTATGGACTAAAATTAATTTGCTGAAGGAAATTAAACCAATACCAATGCGTTATGCCGAGATTGCAGCGCTTCAGCTTGATGATAACGGATTGGATCTTTTCATTCCCAAAAATATAAATCCCCAATTGGCTGCGGGTAAAAAATATATTGGAATTTGTCCCGGCGCAAAACATTTTACAAAACGGTGGCCGGAAGAATATTTTATCAAACTTGGAAATAGATTAAGCAGTCAACATTTCACTATAGTAATTTTCGGCGGAAAAGATGATCGGGAATTGTGCAAAGCAATATCTTCTAAAATTGAAAACAGTATTAATCTTTGCAACAATAATGATCTTTTGCAGACAGCAATTGATATGAAGCAATGTCAGCATATCATTTGTAATGATTCAGGATTAATGCATACAGCAACGGCTGTAAGAACGCCTATTACTGCAATCTTCGGTTCAACAGTTAGTGAATTTGGTTTTATACCGTATCTATCCGAAAATTCAATCTTAGAAAATAATTCTTTATCTTGCCGACCGTGCAGTCATATTGGAAGATCAAAGTGCCGGCAAACGCATTTTAAGTGTATGAAAGAGATTAAACCGAATTCAGTTTTTGATCATGTAAAATCTTTCTTATAG
- the fbp gene encoding class 1 fructose-bisphosphatase has translation MATKRFMTLPRHIMEGEKLHPEATGELSAILLQLSLAAKLISLEVNKAGLVEILGFTGDENVHGEKVKKLDIYAHEMLIKAMDHGGYFCVMASEEEEDIIHLPPHHKIGKYVLLFDPLDGSSNIDANISIGTIFSIYKRISPGNGPGTLQDCLQPGFQQVVAGYVVYGSSTMLVYTSGHGHGVHGFTLDPAFGEFLLSHDDIKIPSHGRIYSLNEGNYFTWPQGLKNYIKYLQSNLFDGKPYQARYVGSMVADIHRTLLYGGIFIYPGDKRNPKGKLRLMYECNPMAYIMEEAGGRASDGKERILEIQPTGLHERTPIFIGSMEDVLLVEKYLKDGRDRY, from the coding sequence ATGGCAACAAAACGATTCATGACATTACCACGCCATATTATGGAAGGTGAAAAACTCCACCCTGAAGCAACCGGTGAACTCTCGGCAATTCTGCTCCAACTTAGTCTTGCTGCAAAATTAATTTCTCTCGAAGTAAATAAAGCGGGACTAGTGGAAATACTCGGATTTACCGGTGATGAAAATGTTCATGGTGAGAAAGTTAAGAAGCTTGATATTTATGCGCACGAGATGTTGATCAAAGCGATGGATCACGGCGGATACTTTTGTGTTATGGCTTCAGAAGAAGAAGAAGATATAATACATTTACCTCCGCATCACAAAATTGGAAAATATGTTTTGCTTTTCGATCCGCTCGACGGTTCATCGAACATAGATGCAAACATCAGCATCGGAACGATCTTTTCTATATATAAAAGGATCAGCCCAGGCAACGGACCAGGAACACTTCAAGATTGTTTACAGCCAGGTTTTCAGCAAGTTGTTGCCGGTTATGTGGTTTATGGTTCAAGTACAATGCTTGTTTATACATCGGGACACGGTCACGGCGTTCATGGTTTTACATTAGATCCGGCATTCGGAGAATTTTTATTATCTCATGATGACATTAAAATTCCAAGTCACGGAAGAATTTATAGTCTTAATGAAGGAAATTATTTTACCTGGCCGCAAGGATTAAAAAATTACATAAAATATCTTCAATCAAATTTGTTTGATGGGAAACCGTATCAAGCTCGTTATGTAGGTTCGATGGTTGCTGATATTCATCGCACATTGTTGTATGGCGGCATCTTTATATATCCTGGTGATAAAAGAAATCCAAAAGGTAAACTTCGATTAATGTACGAATGTAATCCAATGGCATACATAATGGAAGAAGCAGGTGGAAGAGCGAGTGACGGAAAAGAAAGAATTTTAGAAATACAACCCACTGGTTTACATGAGCGTACTCCGATCTTTATAGGAAGCATGGAAGATGTTCTGCTAGTAGAAAAGTATTTAAAAGATGGGCGAGACAGATATTAA
- a CDS encoding 3-deoxy-D-manno-octulosonic acid transferase, with translation MKNIWYLFYNGIVIPFVKLFLFIAQFFNKKIKIGIKGRKKLFENLIIDLAGIDRSKKMIWFHSSSMGEFEQAKPIIEKLRAEKKINVIVTFFSPSGYNNSLKYPHTDIIAYFPYDTPIMTSRFLNLVRPNLAVFMRYDIWPNMIWQLEKKKIPSFIVDATMRSKTSRKWIISKSFHKALYSYVTRILAVSNSDEENFKEFNIDGDKIKAVGDTRFDRVYQKSLQAKGKKLFKDGFFDGKKVFVIGSSWESDEEVMLPALIKLMEVDPEIITIIVPHEPTELHIESAEHNFIGKFDSIRFSYLNNYKGERVIIIDSIGILLTLYTYAHAAYVGGSFKQGIHNVLEPAVYGIPILFGPKYENSQEAVKLAEIGGGIVVRNKREAYKDLRKIFTDEKLRLSLGKICADYVEKNIGATSKILDEISRFI, from the coding sequence ATGAAAAACATCTGGTATCTTTTCTATAACGGTATTGTTATTCCTTTTGTAAAATTATTTCTATTTATTGCTCAATTTTTTAATAAAAAAATTAAAATAGGAATTAAAGGAAGAAAAAAATTATTTGAGAATTTAATAATTGATCTTGCCGGAATTGACCGCAGCAAAAAAATGATTTGGTTTCATTCTTCTTCTATGGGAGAATTTGAACAAGCTAAACCTATTATTGAAAAATTACGTGCTGAAAAAAAAATAAATGTTATTGTTACATTCTTTTCGCCTTCAGGTTATAATAATTCATTAAAGTATCCGCACACTGATATTATTGCATATTTCCCTTACGATACTCCAATTATGACTAGCCGTTTTCTAAATCTTGTGAGACCGAATTTAGCCGTCTTTATGAGATATGATATTTGGCCAAACATGATATGGCAGCTCGAAAAGAAAAAAATCCCGAGTTTTATTGTTGATGCAACTATGAGATCTAAAACTTCGCGCAAATGGATTATATCGAAGAGTTTTCACAAAGCGCTTTATTCTTATGTAACCAGAATATTAGCAGTCTCAAATAGTGATGAAGAAAATTTCAAAGAGTTCAATATTGATGGAGATAAAATTAAAGCGGTTGGAGATACAAGATTCGACCGCGTTTATCAAAAAAGTCTTCAAGCAAAAGGAAAAAAACTTTTTAAGGATGGATTTTTTGATGGTAAAAAAGTTTTTGTCATCGGCAGTTCATGGGAAAGCGATGAAGAAGTTATGCTTCCTGCTTTAATAAAACTTATGGAAGTAGATCCGGAAATAATTACGATTATTGTACCGCATGAGCCGACGGAATTACACATTGAATCTGCTGAACACAATTTTATAGGTAAATTCGATTCAATCCGATTTTCCTATTTGAACAATTATAAAGGTGAACGTGTAATCATAATTGATTCGATAGGAATACTTCTTACGCTATATACTTATGCACATGCTGCTTATGTGGGTGGGAGTTTTAAGCAAGGCATTCACAATGTTCTAGAACCGGCTGTGTACGGAATACCGATTTTGTTTGGGCCGAAATATGAAAACAGCCAGGAAGCAGTTAAGCTGGCCGAAATCGGCGGCGGAATTGTTGTAAGAAATAAAAGAGAAGCATATAAGGACCTCAGAAAAATATTCACAGATGAAAAACTAAGATTGAGTTTAGGTAAAATTTGCGCTGATTATGTGGAGAAAAACATTGGCGCTACATCAAAAATATTAGATGAAATTTCCCGTTTTATCTAA